In Simplicispira sp. 125, one DNA window encodes the following:
- a CDS encoding glutamate synthase subunit beta, producing MGKTTGFMEYGRIEEGYKGVPERLKNYREFVIGLDDAQARVQAARCMDCGTPFCSNGCPVNNIIPDFNDLVYQADWKSAFAVLNSTNNFPEFTGRICPAPCEAACVLNVNDDAVGIKSIEHAIIDRAWEHGWVQPQVPKHKTGRKVAVVGSGPAGMAAAQQLARAGHDVTLFEKNDRVGGLLRYGIPDFKMEKTHIDRRVQQMQAEGVTVRTGVFVGAAKDGLGKGSKVTNWAKETISPEQLKQDFDAVLLTGGAEQSRDLPVPGRDLDGIHFAMEFLPQQNKVNAGDKLKGQIRADGKHVIVIGGGDTGSDCVGTSNRHGAASVTQFEVMPMPPEVENRPLTWPYWPLKLRTSSSHQEGCVREFAISTKEFTGEKGKVKGLTTVQVEFKDGKLVEIAGTEKHYQADLVLLAMGFVSPVAPVLDAFGIEKDARGNARASTDEGGYATNVPGVFAAGDIRRGQSLVVWAIREGRQAARSVDQFLMGSSELPR from the coding sequence ATGGGAAAGACCACAGGCTTCATGGAATACGGGCGCATCGAAGAGGGCTACAAAGGTGTGCCCGAGCGCCTCAAGAACTACCGCGAATTTGTCATTGGCTTGGACGACGCCCAGGCCCGCGTGCAGGCTGCGCGCTGCATGGACTGCGGCACGCCGTTCTGCAGCAATGGCTGCCCGGTGAACAACATCATTCCGGACTTCAACGACCTGGTGTACCAGGCCGACTGGAAGAGCGCGTTCGCCGTACTCAATTCGACCAACAACTTCCCCGAGTTCACCGGCCGCATCTGCCCCGCACCCTGTGAGGCGGCCTGCGTGCTCAACGTGAACGACGATGCCGTGGGCATCAAGAGCATCGAGCACGCCATCATCGACCGCGCCTGGGAGCATGGCTGGGTGCAGCCGCAGGTGCCCAAGCACAAGACGGGCCGCAAAGTGGCCGTGGTGGGCTCTGGTCCTGCCGGCATGGCCGCGGCCCAGCAGCTGGCGCGCGCCGGGCATGACGTCACGCTGTTTGAGAAGAACGACCGCGTGGGTGGCCTGCTGCGCTATGGCATTCCCGACTTCAAGATGGAGAAGACGCACATCGACCGGCGCGTCCAGCAGATGCAGGCCGAGGGCGTCACGGTGCGCACGGGCGTTTTTGTGGGCGCCGCCAAGGATGGCCTGGGCAAAGGCTCCAAGGTGACCAACTGGGCCAAGGAGACCATCAGCCCCGAGCAGTTGAAGCAAGACTTTGACGCCGTGCTGCTGACCGGCGGCGCAGAGCAAAGCCGCGACCTGCCCGTGCCGGGCCGCGACCTCGACGGCATCCACTTCGCCATGGAGTTTTTGCCGCAGCAGAACAAGGTCAACGCGGGCGACAAGCTCAAGGGCCAGATCCGAGCCGATGGCAAACACGTCATCGTGATCGGCGGCGGCGACACCGGCAGCGACTGCGTGGGCACCAGCAACCGCCACGGTGCGGCCAGCGTGACCCAGTTCGAAGTCATGCCCATGCCTCCTGAGGTAGAGAACCGCCCACTCACCTGGCCCTACTGGCCGCTCAAGCTGCGCACCAGCTCCAGCCACCAGGAAGGCTGCGTGCGTGAATTCGCCATCTCCACCAAGGAGTTCACGGGCGAAAAGGGCAAGGTCAAGGGATTGACCACCGTGCAGGTCGAGTTCAAGGATGGCAAGCTGGTCGAAATTGCGGGCACAGAAAAGCATTACCAGGCCGACCTGGTGCTGCTGGCCATGGGCTTTGTCAGCCCTGTGGCGCCCGTGCTCGATGCGTTCGGCATTGAGAAGGATGCCCGTGGCAATGCGCGCGCCAGCACCGACGAAGGCGGCTACGCCACCAACGTGCCCGGAGTATTTGCTGCGGGAGACATCCGCCGGGGCCAATCGCTGGTGGTGTGGGCGATCCGGGAAGGCCGACAAGCGGCGCGCTCGGTAGACCAGTTCTTGATGGGATCGAGCGAATTGCCGCGTTGA